One Saccharomyces kudriavzevii IFO 1802 strain IFO1802 genome assembly, chromosome: 7 DNA segment encodes these proteins:
- the SKDI07G3180 gene encoding uncharacterized protein (similar to Saccharomyces cerevisiae YGR067C; ancestral locus Anc_4.214), protein MAIGRKKYICSFCLKPFSRSEHKIRHERSHAGVKPFQCQICKHSFVRRDLLQRHIRTVHRSFLLSSCASMTDSKVEVPASLGVSDYDPTSAKDIKLETLVNSMIKVNSGLINIHYHSLATESKDRLQHGLVGGEFPILNIRNAGPKQTKRQLETSISVKIMQEYPLDFISSRDILTFFRMGVTHLVENKIFQNYFPDLFSSLQDSKLVERFWIRRPFGLIIACLGMSISLNQDSQKLWFICCTNLYANSCGYNDNDNNYDSESESDGNGNGNSAREKEQHGIFALILFYSLLVMLENNIPVSNSIKKFDIFTMLQDILKPLAVSSSSYHYLNARANVWFIFDLWINVLRDSNNFNNDSLQIFDWFVSQEFSLSRSLEDFINRGLPMTMTDLTLKQINVLADSAYVYFIIKKTFPHKLPHDFRVHDLLINLNECFIMQQPVKSDTKENSSVFATVLNARITDCKSKSHWLLWETIWFEFISNLTLRSGTMRNMWFIDNFPQVSTSCLLHHSSSFIDETLITTNLSIVSMLLNLKSFNLASLNSRNIQLITDIVSFQLKLFSSELIASSDVSPSQVSQLLINPNIALLLYFWFDTIYVQRQNCLSSTEKEEFEKVEVFINDYIITRRKNLIGDLHSILFDFWSDSFIAYHILLHAIVSSLRDNILYPYLLYSPHLNEQTKALLTDISNWSCFALQQPFRKTSRGSLSVATDMKSLSVTSCLPLSPNFPKRDANYNKILLPPLDIKASEPVTTSNYTYMNSAPKQQQKEQNPFRDSGNNINLMQTIANKEPQNFSVPSGNGQSKNSEILGQID, encoded by the coding sequence ATGGCTATCGGTcggaaaaaatatatatgttcGTTTTGTTTGAAACCTTTCTCGAGGTCGGAGCACAAGATAAGGCACGAAAGGTCTCATGCGGGCGTGAAGCCTTTCCAATGTCAAATCTGTAAACACTCTTTTGTCAGGCGGGATCTCTTACAGCGGCACATCAGAACTGTCCATAGGTCTTTCCTCTTATCCAGTTGTGCGTCTATGACTGACAGTAAGGTTGAAGTGCCTGCCTCTCTTGGTGTGAGTGATTATGATCCGACTTCGGCAAAGGACATCAAGTTGGAGACGCTGGTTAACTCGATGATTAAGGTCAATAGTGGCCTTATCAATATCCACTACCATAGCCTCGCGACAGAAAGCAAGGATCGGCTGCAACACGGCCTCGTTGGAGGAGAATTTCCTATTTTGAATATAAGGAATGCCGGCCCTAAACAGACTAAGAGGCAGCTAGAAACTTCCATCAGTGTAAAGATTATGCAAGAGTATCCACTAGATTTCATTAGTTCTAGGGATATTCTaacttttttcagaatGGGTGTAACCCACTTGGTAGagaataaaatatttcaaaactaCTTTCCGGACTTGTTTTCATCACTGCAGGATAGCAAGTTGGTGGAAAGATTTTGGATTAGGAGACCCTTTGGTCTCATAATAGCTTGTCTGGGGATGTCCATCTCATTGAACCAGGACTCTCAAAAGTTATGGTTTATTTGCTGTACGAACTTGTACGCCAACTCGTGTGGCTACAACGATAATGATAACAACTACGACAGCGAGAGCGAGAGCGACGGCAACGGCAACGGCAACAGTGCCCGAGAGAAGGAACAGCATGGCATTTTTGCCTTGATTCTGTTTTATTCTCTGTTGGTGATGTTGGAAAACAACATTCCTGTGTCCAACTCCATCAAAAAGTTCGATATCTTCACCATGCTTcaagatattttgaaacCTTTAGCTGTTTCCTCTTCCAGTTATCATTACTTGAATGCCAGGGCAAACGTGTGGTTCATATTCGATCTCTGGATCAACGTCTTGCGCGATTCAAACAACTTCAACAACGATTCTTTGCAAATCTTTGATTGGTTCGTTAGCCAGGAATTTTCCTTGTCCAGATCGCTGGAAGATTTTATAAACAGGGGACTGCCTATGACAATGACTGATTTAACTTTGAAGCAAATCAACGTTTTGGCTGATTCCGCCTACGTTTATTTcataataaagaaaacctTTCCTCATAAGTTGCCGCACGATTTCAGAGTGCATGACTTGCTGATTAACTTGAACGAATGCTTCATAATGCAGCAACCGGTAAAATCAGACACTAAGGAGAACTCGTCTGTATTTGCTACCGTTTTGAATGCAAGAATTACGGATTGCAAATCCAAAAGTCATTGGTTGTTATGGGAGACAATCTGGTTTGAATTTATAAGCAATTTGACGTTAAGAAGCGGGACCATGAGGAACATGTGGTTTATTGATAATTTCCCTCAAGTATCTACCTCATGTCTACTCCATCATTCCTCTTCGTTTATTGATGAGACTTTGATCACCACAAACTTGTCAATTGTCTCAATGCTTCTGAATTTGAAGTCTTTCAATCTGGCGTCTTTAAACTCACGTAACATCCAATTGATCACTGACATCGTTAGTTTCCAATTAAAATTGTTTTCATCCGAATTGATTGCAAGCTCAGACGTTTCGCCCTCGCAAGTATCTCAGCTACTGATAAACCCCAATATTGCCCTGCTGCTATACTTTTGGTTCGACACCATTTACGTGCAACGTCAAAACTGTTTATCATCCACAGAGAAAGAGGAATTCGAAAAGGTGGAAGTGTTTATCAATGATTACATCATCACGCGTCGAAAGAATTTGATCGGGGACTTACACTCCATCTTGTTCGATTTTTGGTCAGATTCCTTCATTGCATATCATATCTTGTTACATGCCATTGTTTCCTCATTAAGGGATAATATTCTCTACCCCTATTTACTGTACTCCCCTCACTTGAATGAACAAACCAAGGCTCTGTTGACTGACATTTCCAATTGGTCATGCTTTGCCCTGCAACAGCCTTTCCGCAAAACTTCAAGAGGATCCTTATCCGTTGCTACTGACATGAAATCGTTATCAGTAACGTCGTGCTTACCACTTTCGCCTAATTTTCCGAAAAGAGATGCAAATTATAACAAGATTCTTCTCCCTCCTTTGGACATCAAGGCTAGCGAACCTGTAACAACAAGTAACTACACCTACATGAACTCAGCTCCTAAACAACAGCAAAAAGAGCAAAATCCATTTAGGGATTCAGGCAACAATATCAATCTGATGCAAACGATAGCAAACAAAGAACCGCAGAATTTCTCTGTTCCAAGCGGAAATGGACAAAGTAAAAACAGCGAGATTCTTGGCCAAATAGACTAA
- the ART5 gene encoding Art5p (similar to Saccharomyces cerevisiae ART5 (YGR068C); ancestral locus Anc_4.215) gives MFSLTSLSNGGGHSEQREREKITYFDIRIDSPYKDIILIQGSPLELSSIPLSGNLAISVKNELVVKRISLRLVGRFKLEFLQVGRYKKNSSSLASLVKEKRKIFECYWDNLLVSSQGDVLVGGDQTENQHGGSGSSGSGNTSGQDVDTSGNAMFLSKRSLSSPVFNKIIRRKTHSSHRKILELPENGVTGTPFEGLKEDGRSRSSSNSTYNHSGKDGSRGSYLFLMKRGNYELPFNTMLPPEVCETIEGLQSGSILYSFEAVIDGRQLWDSDLTIHTSSNPTGSGTNTSGNGVRTKNKIAIKKFKYLRILRTLSMDNLAMQEEISVGDTWRDKLQYETSIPSRAVPIGSATPVKIKIFPFEKNIRLDRIEMALIQYYAMKDSSAQIYDDEIAVMKTVQLADFGPLTDKLDVDCPFTIPDNLKQITQDCCVHDNLIRVMHKLQVRILLQRQVDGEYKNLEIKAQLPVLLFISPHLPMQGRLVLFDKHDGKIHFRPGELVPLFATAYPTQGLTPGPALDSTVTAQLALPQPPPNYHESTNDHLVPALQPLGADSAALAVPSYEQAQASRSSSATGSVPAYRDDD, from the coding sequence ATGTTTTCACTTACTTCGCTATCTAATGGTGGTGGGCATTCAGAGCAAAGGGAGAGAGAGAAGATAACGTATTTCGATATACGAATAGACTCCCCGTATAAGGACATAATCTTGATCCAAGGATCACCATTGGAGCTGTCGTCTATTCCATTGTCAGGTAACCTGGCGATTTCGGTGAAGAATGAACTCGTGGTGAAAAGGATATCGCTTAGGCTAGTGGGGAGGTTCAAATTAGAATTCTTACAAGTGGGGCGATATAAGAAGAACAGCAGTAGTTTAGCGAGCTTGGTGAAGGAGAAACggaaaatatttgaatgcTATTGGGATAACCTATTGGTTTCTTCGCAGGGGGACGTTCTGGTCGGTGGGGACCAGACAGAGAACCAACATGGTGGTAGCGGCAGCAGCGGCAGTGGTAACACCAGCGGCCAAGATGTGGACACTAGTGGCAATGCAATGTTTCTAAGCAAGAGGTCGTTATCGAGCCCtgttttcaacaaaataaTACGCAGAAAGACACATTCTTCGCACAGGAAAATACTAGAATTACCAGAGAACGGTGTCACGGGGACACCATTCGAAGGTTTAAAGGAAGACGGCCGCAGTAGAAGTAGCAGTAACAGCACCTATAACCATTCCGGTAAAGACGGATCCAGAGGTTCCTATTTGTTTCTCATGAAGAGAGGCAATTACGAACTACCATTCAATACGATGCTCCCCCCAGAAGTGTGCGAAACAATCGAGGGGCTGCAAAGCGGCAGTATACTGTATTCGTTCGAGGCAGTGATAGATGGGCGCCAGCTATGGGATAGCGATCTAACCATTCATACTTCCTCCAACCCCACGGGCAGCGGCACGAACACCAGCGGGAACGGCGTAAGaacgaaaaataaaatcgCTATCAAAAAGTTCAAATATCTTAGGATTCTTCGAACACTATCGATGGATAACTTGGCCatgcaagaagaaattagCGTGGGAGACACTTGGCGTGACAAGTTGCAGTACGAAACGTCCATTCCGAGCAGGGCCGTCCCCATAGGCAGTGCGACCCCCGTTAAGATTAAGATTTTCCCCTTCGAGAAGAACATCCGCTTGGATAGAATTGAAATGGCGCTAATCCAGTATTACGCAATGAAAGATAGCAGCGCACAAATCTACGACGATGAAATAGCCGTGATGAAAACTGTCCAACTTGCGGACTTCGGCCCGCTCACGGACAAACTTGACGTAGACTGTCCCTTTACAATCCCGGACAATCTGAAACAGATTACTCAAGACTGTTGTGTGCACGACAATCTGATCCGTGTCATGCACAAACTGCAGGTCCGCATACTTTTGCAGCGCCAAGTGGACGGCGAGTACAAGAACCTAGAGATTAAAGCGCAATTGCCCGTGCTATTATTCATTTCGCCGCACCTGCCTATGCAGGGCCGCTTAGTTCTATTCGACAAACACGACGGCAAGATCCACTTCCGCCCTGGCGAGCTAGTACCCCTTTTTGCAACTGCTTACCCCACGCAGGGCCTGACTCCAGGCCCTGCGCTGGATTCCACGGTAACGGCGCAGCTCGCGCTGCCCCAGCCGCCTCCCAACTATCATGAGAGCACTAACGATCACCTTGTGCCGGCGCTACAGCCGCTCGGCGCCGATTCGGCCGCCCTGGCAGTACCGTCGTACGAGCAGGCGCAGGCCTCCAGGTCGTCGAGCGCGACAGGGTCCGTACCCGCTTACCGAGATGATGACTGA
- the ROM1 gene encoding Rho family guanine nucleotide exchange factor ROM1 (similar to Saccharomyces cerevisiae ROM1 (YGR070W) and ROM2 (YLR371W); ancestral locus Anc_4.219), protein MNSNELDLRYSYFYEIFGKKRKSDTSIPSQPSCIKVQPTVYDIALEDNEDEDEDNEDEDEDSFNGLSLAHDVGAQYKALPKSSRQQSKASPALRVSTNFSPNPQSFANDPNNYKNKMISMYDLNKQEKECATTTPTTTPSPSQKKPTSLPHIRKHSSPSILSFSRHNSGHAGYPNQFSTPSTPNSAGHTTDPQETFHRKPSTSSTSSLFALESLKNQNRRSSNSSNHSNPYQRHKNQHHRHHSRSKSSPISLSEISLVKGTPLVYPALLSLIAIKFKQTIQLSTHKKMGLLYRDSFTGKQAIDTLCLIMGTLDRNLGLLIGKSLETQKLFHDVLYDHSIRDSILEVYELSSDSIFIAHQSHSSISIANTFSSSSSSLNLASTKTEINGVFVPLSHCYSPTCSLEKLCYSISCPDRLQQQANLHLKLGGGLKRNISLALDKDDDERISWTNSVPKTIWESLPMKQIKRQEAMYELFTTEKNFVKSLEIIRDTFMKKLLETNIIPADVRVNFVKHVFAYINEIYSVNREFLKALAQRQALSPICPGIADIFLQYIPFFDPFLSYIASRPYAKYLIETQRSINPNFARFDDEVSNSSLRHGIDSFLSQGVSRPGRYSLLVREIIHFSDPVADKDDLQMLMKVQELLRDLMKRIDRASGAAQDRYDVKVLKQKILFKNEYVNLGLNNEKRKIKHEGLLSRKDVNKVDASFSGDIQFYLLDNMLLFLKSKAVNKWHQHTVFQRPIPLPLLFICPAEDMPPIKRYVMENPNCSAGVLLPQYQTSNTKNAITFAYYGTKQQYQVALYAPQLAGLQTLIEKVKQEQKRFLDETKHITFRQMTDQFFHSYTNANHINDVLLCSAGEILLVATNLGLYVINYGTSTNKKPIHLLHKISVSQVSVLEEYEIIILLIDKKLYGCPLDIIDDADNADSLFKRKSRVLLKYVAMFKDGICNDKRVILVAHHFLHTVRLLIVSPIIFDFNNSDFKKNLKASLVEFSVDSEPLSFSFLGNKITFSCKRNIRMVNMPEAFNRNEIKVRELLNPYNDKFLSSLYKDAFKVISIFLVKNRYFICLPGLGFFLNKQGRREETKEIVHWEGEAEQFACFYPHIVAINNNFIEIRDIENGELARCVLGNKIHMLKADTKKILYSYEDSQGFEIIESLNF, encoded by the coding sequence ATGAATAGTAATGAACTTGACCTAAGATACAGCTATTTTTATGAAATAttcggaaaaaaaagaaaatcagaCACATCCATCCCCTCTCAGCCGTCCTGCATTAAGGTTCAACCAACTGTATATGATATTGCACTCGAGGacaatgaagatgaagatgaggacaatgaagatgaagatgaggatTCATTCAACGGCCTCTCACTAGCACATGACGTTGGTGCACAATATAAGGCCCTACCGAAATCCTCCCGGCAGCAGTCAAAGGCATCTCCAGCTCTTCGTGTGTCAACAAATTTTAGTCCAAATCCTCAATCCTTCGCAAATGATCCGAACAActataaaaataagatGATTTCAATGTATGATTTGaataaacaagaaaaagaatgcGCGACCACCACACCCACCACGACTCCCTCACCTTCTCAAAAGAAGCCCACATCACTTCCTCACATAAGGAAACATTCGTCTCCCTCgatattatcattttctaGACACAATAGCGGTCATGCCGGATATCCTAATCAGTTCTCTACACCTTCAACCCCCAATAGCGCAGGTCACACAACAGATCCACAGGAAACATTCCACAGAAAGCCCAGTACTTCAAGcacttcttctttatttgCATTGGAGTCattaaaaaatcaaaatagGCGCTCATCGAACTCTTCCAATCATTCCAATCCGTATCAACGCCATAAAAACCAGCATCACCGTCATCACTCAAGATCTAAATCAAGTCCCATTTCCCTATCAGAAATATCTCTAGTCAAGGGAACCCCTTTGGTTTATCCTGCACTTTTGTCTCTAATCGCGATTAAGTTCAAACAGACTATTCAATTGAGCACCCACAAGAAGATGGGCCTCCTTTACAGGGATTCGTTCACAGGAAAGCAAGCCATTGATACTTTATGCTTAATTATGGGAACTTTAGATCGTAATTTGGGGTTGTTGATTGGTAAATCGTTAGAAACTCAGAAATTGTTCCATGATGTTCTTTACGATCATAGCATAAGAGATTCAATACTTGAAGTTTATGAACTCTCTTCAGATTCGATTTTCATAGCTCATCAATCACATAGTTCTATTTCCATTGCGAACACAttctcctcttcctcttcttcacttAATTTAGCAAGTACTAAGACTGAAATAAATGGTGTTTTCGTCCCATTATCCCATTGTTATTCCCCTACATGCTCTTTGGAAAAGCTTTGCTACTCGATCTCTTGTCCTGATCGTTTGCAGCAACAGGCAAACCTGCATTTGAAATTAGGTGGTGGTCTTAAGAGGAACATCTCATTGGCACTTGataaagatgatgatgagagAATCTCTTGGACCAATTCCGTACCAAAAACTATATGGGAATCGTTGCCAATGAAGCAAATAAAAAGGCAGGAAGCAATGTATGAGTTGTTTACTACAGAAAAGAACTTTGTTAAATCTTTGGAAATAATTCGAGATACcttcatgaaaaaattattagaaaCAAACATTATTCCAGCCGATGTAAGAGTGAATTTTGTAAAGCACGTCTTTGCATatatcaatgaaatttATTCCGTAAATAGAGAATTTTTAAAAGCTTTAGCACAAAGACAAGCATTAAGTCCAATTTGTCCCGGAATCGCTGATATATTTTTGCAGTATATTCCCTTTTTTGATCCTTTTCTCTCTTACATAGCATCGAGACCATATGCCAAATACCTAATCGAAACGCAACGGTCAATTAATCCAAATTTTGCACGTTTTGACGATGAAGTGTCCAATTCTTCTCTAAGGCATGGGATTGATTCATTCCTTTCTCAAGGTGTTTCAAGACCTGGAAGATATTCACTGTTAGTTAGAGAGATAATACATTTCTCAGATCCAGTGGCAGACAAAGATGATTTGCAGATGCTAATGAAAGTCCAGGAACTATTAAGAGatttaatgaaaagaattgaCAGGGCGAGTGGTGCAGCACAAGATCGTTACGATGTTAAAGTcttgaagcaaaaaatactattcaaaaatgaatatgTCAATTTAGGTTTGAAtaacgaaaaaagaaaaatcaagcaCGAAGGCCTGCTATCGAGAAAGGACGTGAATAAAGTGGACGCATCGTTTTCGGGAGACATTCAATTTTACCTGCTTGATAATATGTTATTATTCCTAAAATCAAAGGCAGTAAATAAGTGGCATCAACATACTGTATTCCAAAGACCCATTCCATTACCTTTATTGTTCATATGTCCTGCCGAGGATATGCCGCCCATTAAAAGATACGTGATGGAAAATCCGAATTGTTCAGCCGGCGTGCTTTTACCTCAGTACCAAACAAGCAATACCAAGAACGCCATAACGTTTGCCTATTATGGTACGAAACAGCAATATCAAGTTGCATTATATGCACCGCAACTTGCTGGATTACAAACATTGATAGAGAAAGtgaaacaagaacaaaagagatttcttgatgaaacAAAACACATTACCTTTAGGCAAATGACAGAccagttttttcattcgTACACGAATGCTAACCACATCAACGATGTTTTGCTATGTTCCGCGGGTGAAATACTGTTGGTTGCGACAAACCTCGGACTATATGTCATTAATTATGGCACATCAACCAATAAAAAACCAATTCATCTTCTGCATAAAATATCAGTATCGCAGGTCTCAGTACTGGAGGAATATGagattattattcttttgattgataaaaaacttTATGGGTGTCCTTTGGATATAATAGATGATGCAGATAATGCCGATTCCCTTTTTAAAAGGAAATCTAGAGTGTTACTAAAGTACGTTGCAATGTTTAAGGATGGTATTTGTAATGATAAAAGGGTCATTTTGGTTGCGCATCACTTTCTGCATACTGTGAGGCTGTTGATCGTAAGCCCTATAATATTTGATTTTAACAACAGTGATTTTAAAAAGAACTTAAAGGCAAGTTTAGTGGAATTCAGCGTCGATTCTGAACCTTTatcgttttcatttttaggGAATAAAATTACCTTTAGTTGTAAAAGAAATATCAGAATGGTGAATATGCCCGAAGCATTCAAcagaaatgaaattaaagTGAGAGAACTGTTAAATCCCTACAATGACAAGTTTCTATCGAGCTTGTATAAGGATGCATTCAAGGTAATCTCTATATTTCTAGTGAAAAATAGGTATTTTATTTGTCTTCCAGGGCTTGGATTTTTCCTGAATAAGCAAGGAAGGAGAGAAGAAACGAAAGAAATTGTTCATTGGGAGGGGGAAGCAGAACAGTTTGCGTGTTTTTACCCCCATATTGTGGCAATTAATAATaactttattgaaattagaGACATTGAAAATGGAGAACTTGCTCGCTGCGTACTCGGAAATAAGATACACATGTTAAAGGCAGATACCAAAAAGATTTTATATAGTTATGAGGATTCTCAAGGATTTGAAATCATTGAATCACtaaatttttga
- the ENV11 gene encoding Env11p (similar to Saccharomyces cerevisiae ENV11 (YGR071C) and VID22 (YLR373C); ancestral locus Anc_4.221), protein MNTALNDLHNDLVILEDNGIIDTPDNSNHSSPRSTTDEEEEEEGEEEEDGAEDVELTEKYDDKSLLTGIQPEDEIVNDGINIWIPVQLLKKNIAKFWSHFLAIDKELTKVKCKHCGEILTRNDPNLTRYFRSHLKSKHNVSANKSFYSMNFTAKDSILKNNNSHVENADKPSYNSLAFNSHPTLRHFDIGKLQSNNSFSFSQLIAIIIASEDLPLNFFENESFKFLISKFHRPPSLTPSVIKEAIVELSNSIDDLVRRSVPENGLHLPFNIHLSNPEKSDGSVYSQYLKDIRMQLHSLDLSSLASVNFTELDKTRSLFSLQVFDNNNKVSKILPLSIIVRKTTDIDSHSWQKWLNSVYSKYPGLQKSVISLTLPKSYYAKVLEKRNSGNPSINAGNVVQVTYHICIVSELLHCFLQPFFNLPTESLLSSFSLAKEINSQGSLLDSLIDFSHLDISSTVLGKISSLIEEVNLRGSLKSDFLLYCKNYTQPNCHELASMLSFNCDSFSALKNFLGNFANLVPFFKSINSHLENESLTESDFRLIITIEETLKTFEQAIEYFASSAPLKFTHTLVFIINFEAYLTEVIQSSTFTKSKKPFEKILSRISKLREFYLLDDVNLIGAFLYPPVFQSKSLLTEIFNTTSTNEIVNKVTKIASRYLRNFIDIINFQSFDNGKDNELSSGEELLPGYENIFMNESQDIRLSCNITPTSPQSKDLLFGHIIRDDLLRYIDRITHELPDAYHSYLNDNDISFDGSHFTKFELPEESASDSGEWRLNIMEETFDIHIPISDTIWNNYINDDSKIVVIDTLLQLLSINSASSIRSEFSFLQKASQDFNNELYEETIKIKLVNSQFNLEEIDFHSRSFFHTCQ, encoded by the coding sequence ATGAACACCGCATTGAATGATTTACACAATGATCTGGTGATTTTGGAAGATAACGGAATCATTGATACTCCAGATAATTCAAACCATTCGTCTCCGCGATCAACTACTGACgaggaggaagaggaagaaggggaggaggaagaagacgGTGCTGAGGATGTAGAGCTTACAGAAAAATATGACGATAAAAGTTTATTAACAGGAATCCAACCGGAGGACGAAATTGTAAATGATGGCATCAATATATGGATCCCGGTTCAACtgctcaaaaaaaatatagcCAAGTTTTGGTCCCATTTTTTGGCAATTGATAAGGAATTGACAAAAGTTAAATGCAAACATTGTGGAGAGATATTAACGAGAAATGATCCAAATTTAACAAGATATTTTAGATCTCACTTAAAATCGAAACACAACGTAAGTGCGAATAAGAGCTTTTACTCCATGAATTTCACTGCCAAGGATTCTATTCTCAAAAACAATAACTCCCACGTAGAAAATGCAGATAAACCTAGCTATAATTCCTTAGCATTCAATTCACACCCAACTCTAAGACATTTTGATATCGGCAAATTACAAAGCAATAattcgttttctttctcgCAGTTAATTGCCATAATAATAGCTTCTGAAGATTTACCTctaaatttctttgagaatGAATCGTTCAAATTCCTAAtatcaaaatttcataGGCCCCCCTCCCTGACACCTAGTGTGATAAAAGAAGCGATTGTGGAGTTGTCCAACTCAATAGATGATTTGGTTAGAAGATCAGTTCCAGAAAACGGTTTACATTTGCCTTTTAATATTCATTTATCCAATCCTGAAAAGTCAGATGGTTCTGTTTACTCACAGTATCTGAAGGACATTCGGATGCAGCTACACAGTTTAGACCTATCCTCTCTTGCGTCTGTGAATTTTACAGAGTTGGATAAAACGAGATCATTGTTTTCTCTACAGGTGTTcgataataacaataaagTTTCGAAAATCCTACCATTATCTATTATTGTACGTAAAACAACGGATATAGATAGCCATTCCTGGCAGAAATGGCTCAATAGTGTGTATTCAAAATACCCTGGTTTACAAAAATCAGTAATTTCCTTAACTTTGCCAAAGAGTTATTACGCAAAGGttttagaaaaaagaaatagcGGCAACCCATCTATTAATGCAGGAAATGTCGTACAAGTAACGTACCATATCTGCATAGTGTCCGAACTGCTTCACTGTTTTTTGcaaccatttttcaatctccCTACTGAGTCGttactttcttctttttccttggCTAAGGAAATTAATTCGCAAGGTTCATTGTTAGATTCACTGATCGATTTCTCCCACTTGGATATATCATCAACTGTGCTTGGAAAAATTAGCTCTTTGATAGAGGAGGTTAACCTAAGGGGCTCTTTAAAATCggattttttattatactGCAAAAATTATACACAACCCAACTGTCACGAACTAGCTTCAATGCTTTCCTTCAACTGTGACAGCTTTTcagctttgaaaaatttcttgggaAATTTTGCGAACTTAGTtccattcttcaaatccatCAACTCTCATTTAGAGAATGAATCACTTACTGAGTCTGATTTTCGGCTGATCATTACAATAGAAGAGACTTTAAAAACTTTCGAGCAGGcaattgaatattttgccTCTTCTGCTCCATTGAAGTTCACACATACGTTAGTTTTTATCATAAACTTTGAAGCATATTTGACAGAGGTTATTCAAAGCTCTACCTTCACCAAATCCAAAaaaccttttgaaaaaatcctATCTAGAATTTCGAAACTTAGAGAATTCTACCTTCTTGATGATGTCAACTTGATTGGTGCATTTTTGTATCCGCCAGTATTTCAGAGTAAAAGCCTATTAACTGAGATCTTCAATACAACATCCACAAATGAAATTGTCAATAAAGTGACTAAAATTGCTTCAAGATATCTGCGAAACTTCATTGATATAATCAATTTTCAGTCTTTTGATAATGGCAAGGACAATGAACTAAGTTCTGGCGAAGAACTTCTTCCTGGCTAcgaaaatatttttatgaatGAATCACAAGACATACGGCTTTCATGCAACATCACGCCCACTTCACCACAGTCCAAGGATCTACTATTTGGGCATATAATTCGTGATGACCTGCTACGCTATATAGACAGAATTACCCACGAGCTGCCCGACGCGTATCATAGCTACTtaaatgataatgacaTTAGCTTCGATGGCTCTCATTTCACGAAATTTGAATTACCTGAGGAGAGCGCCTCTGATTCCGGAGAATGGCGGTTAAATATCATGGAAGAGACATTTGATATCCATATTCCAATATCAGATACAATCTGGAATAATTACATAAATGACGACAGTAAGATTGTGGTAATCGATACTTTACTGCAACTTCTTTCAATAAACTCAGCATCCTCGATAAGATCGgaattctcttttttgcAAAAAGCTAGTCAAGATTTTAATAACGAGTTATACGAAGAAAcaatcaaaataaaacttgTCAATTCTCAATTTAATCTAGAAGAAATTGACTTTCACTCTAGATCATTTTTCCACACTTGCCAATGA